The region AGCTTTTAAGGCTGACATATTATTTTGTTAGTGttggctttgttgtttgttttctcaatttCATTGGTTGCTTCTCTGCTTTGGAGTGGGGCTTTAGTTGGTGGTAGTGGTcagttgcttttatttgtttgcaaaactttgtttttgtttttatgatacaTGGATTCACTCTGTAGCATAGGTTAGCCCTTCTCTTGCTGTAGAGCTCAAGCtcagcctcaaacttgcagttgTCCTGATTCAGCTTTCACTGCTTTTAGGGAgctatttattaaaaacattcttttcatggtttattattattatctacaCAAGAattggggccaggtggtggtggaatacatctttaatcccagcacttgggaggcagaggcaggtggatctctgtgagttccaggccagcctggtctccaaagacagttccagaaaaggagcaaagctacatagagaaaccctgtctcgaaaaaaaacaaaacaaaaacaaaacaaaaaagagttgggTTCATGCAAGCTACTTTGcctttattgaaaattttaattagtgattgattgcaGTGATCCATCTTATTATTACTTCATTTGACATACTAGGacacttttaatttcttttcaagtCATAGAGACAGTCCTACTTGCCATGAGTCCAATGCCTTTCTAAAGTTTCCCATGTGtcctagttaggatttctattgaggtgatgaaacactatgggcaaaagcaactttggaggaaagggtttatttgtcttatattTCTACATCATAGACCCTCATTgaaggatgtcaggacaggaactcaaacaggatagGAACCTGGACTCAGGAGCTGATTAagaagccatggaagggtgcttcttactggcttgctcttgatggcttgttcagcctgctttttataGCATGCAGGATCACTAGTCCAGAGGTAgctccacccacaatgagctgagcCCTtgcacatcaatcactaatgaagaaaattccctacagacttatgtacagcccaatcttatgggggcattttctgaattgaggccccctcctctctgataactacagcttgtgtcaagttgacataaaaatagccaGCACATCATATTATTTCATAATACTCACAATAACCATATCATAATTATGACATGATAGTTGATAAAAATTGGTTTATAGTTATGTGAGTGCAgtacctatagaggccagaagatgggggCAGAtcacatggagctggagttacaggtggttgttagccaatggcaattgaactcaggttctccttAGGAACAGAAAGcttcttaactgctcagccctCTCCATCCCCAAATCACCACCATTTTGAAGAAGATCCCAGCAAGGGTTATTGGAGGTTGAATGGCTTTTCCAAAATAAGTCATTGAAAACCAGAGTTATATTGACAGTTTACATAAAGACATCTCTGTATAAAACATATGTGACCACAAAATCTTAGTGTAAAATGATTTCTACACCTCTCAGTGTTCCATAAAAGACAAAAGTTGGTTAACCTAGCAAAACTTTTTACATGAAATAGcaactttttctttgttctctactCTATTTCTTTCCCATTCAGATATGGCTTCAGTTCAAGTTGCCTGTGTCCTTCAGTCGCTGGAATTTGGTCACGACATCCTCATGCCCTACAGTGCCTCTGAACCTACCAGTTTTACCAAAAGAGACAGAGCTGAGAGTCAGGGAGGTCCTGGAGAAACTAGACAAACAGATCCCTCCCAGACCTTTCACCCACCTCAACAACACCACCAGTgccacacacagcacagccacCATCCTCAACCCTCAAGACACTTACTGCATGGGGGACAAACTGGATGTGCTGTTGGAAGCTAGGGACCACCTGGGACGCAGGAAGGAGTATGGTGGGGACTTCCTGAGGGCCAGGATgtcctccccagccctgaaggcaggagcttcTGGAAAGGTGACAGACTTCAACAATGGCACCTACCTTGTCAGCTTCATTCTGTTCTGGGAGGGCCCGGTCTCCCTGTCTATCCTGCTCATCCATCCCAGTGAAGGAGTGTCAGCTCTCTGGAGAGCAAGAAAACAGGGCTACGACAGAATCATCTTCACTGGCTGGTTTGTAAATGGAACCTCTCAGGTCCACACTGATTGTGCCTTGGTTCTAAACTCAAGTGTCGAGCTGTGCCAATATCTGGATGCCCAGGACCAAGAAGCGTTCTACTGTGTAAAGCCTCCAAATGTACCCTGTGCAGCTCTTACCCATATGCAATCAAAAAACAAGGAAGTTTCCTATCTTAGACAGCAAGACAGGAGCCTCTTTGAAAGGTAAATAATTATTGTTTCATATTTCTGGAGAGAAATTGGTAATCTAGGATGCAGGGAATGTATTCCAAGCACTGTAACTTAGGGACTCTGTAAGAAGAGTCCTTTGGGAGGGAACCTGTGAATTCATTTGGGCACAGTGTTCAATCTCCAGGGGTCCTCTGACATTTGTGATAAGTAATACTTATCAATGAACCTAAAAAATGCAGGTTGATTaagaaccaaaagaaagagaactgtacatgtgtgtgttctaatcattctttctgtgtctcaATACACTGCATTGCATACATACCTTCTGGTCCCTGGCTCCTATGAACtatgaaacaaataaatggaaacttACTAAATGACCTGAAATTCTAGGCAAAGAAATTAGATTATCACTGAGAAGTAACAGAAGGATTGGCCAGTCTGAGTTCTGGAACTCTGCTTGAGTGAAGGCCACTACAGATTAATTTCTGTATCTGTCTCTTTAAGGTCAAATATAGGTGTGGAGATTATGGGAAAATCCAATGTGATTAGTGTCTCCAAATGCAACAGTAAGTGGTTCTGTGCTTGGCGGGCGGTGCTTAACACTGGACCCATTTAAAGGTCCTTCTCTTATGCTGGACTCGGTCACTGTCTCGGTTCTCATAAGGTGGGCCAAGGCACCCATAAGCGAATGAATGTTTGGATTCACTAGGATCTTTCATGCCTGCTTTAGTACCCACATCTCTCAGCAATCGACTCCTCAGGTAGAAGGTCATCTGCACATCCTACACAACAAGCTGCAAACGACAAAACTCTCTCCCAAGTCTTTACCTAGTTcttcatccccaccaccaccatctcctgcCACCTTCACAGCCTCCCTAGAATTATCACTTAGACATCTCCAATGTGCCATCTAGGAGTCACTTTACTACTATGCTTCActcttttgtttgaaattttttcaaagaacctcATATGTAtattcacttctctctctctctctctctctctctctctctctctctctctctctctcatctctctactTTGAACACCTCACAAATACCACCTAAAATGATTTAAGACAACTGTATCTTTTATCTCTCTCTGTTCACCATGGAAAGTTTGCTAATTGCTAAGCCATTTTTCCACATAGAAGGAAAACACATGTTTCTGATTGCAGAAGTGATGTGTAGTCCTTACCCAGCAAGCCCAAAGCCCTAGGCTTGACCCTTAGCACCATGTATACGCACAACTATGATTTCCAAAATCTGGAATTGTTGGCAGGAACATGAAgtattcaaggctatcctcataTTCATTGTTGAAAGTaagcctgggctaaatgagacgTGTCTCAAAGACAGActtagagaggaagagggagagaatggTATTTCTTTGTCCCATATAGATCAGTACCTTCATGGTagctattaaaatattaatttacccTTTTGGAGTGATGAATAATTGTGAACCCAAACCTGCTGCCACACCATCCTAGCCACCCACACACGCACACCTCTCCAAGTCTCTTCATTACCCAGAGATTAAGGTTGAAGATCTGGCCCTTCTTAGACCTCCAAGCCTCTCTCAATGCAAATTGGCCAATTTATAGCCAAGTTCACCCTGCATTTTTCTCAAAGCGCTCATACTTTCATAGTGACATTTCAGACACCATGAGTTCATGTGACAAGCTCAGGAACCAAGTGGAATAACACATTCAGATTGAAGAGCTCTCGCCCTATATAAGAATTGATGAAGCTGGTCTCATGGCAGGGCTAACAAAGAGTTAAATTTTAGGTGAAGGCCTTTTTTATTCTGAGAGGAAAAACCCCATGCACTTTTCATATAAACATTAATAGGTATCACTTAGGAAACTCACATCAGAGGAAagttttactgaaaataaattttccaTTATAAAGATACTTTCATAAGCTTCTTTTTGTCACCAACCACCCACATACCTATCTAGAGGGTTCTTTGGAAAAGATGGAAGGCTCTTAAACACAGGTGAGTAGAATGGTGTTTTAGAGGACTCGACCTTGCTGATTTCTTGGCAGAAGAAGCTGTTCCAGCAAAAGAGAGATGCAAGCTGGGGAAGGTGTCTACAATCCCCAGTGGGCATGTCTGGAAGAACATGTGGAACCCAGCCTCCTGTAGTTTGGCTCCAATCAAAATGAAAGAATGCCTGAGAGGAAAATTCATCTATCTGATGGGTGATTCCACAATCCGCCAGTGGATGGAATACTTCAAAAGCAGTATCAACAGTAGGTATCAATATAAGCTGTTCACTTCTCTTTTGGAAACTACGTTTTCATTTCTAGGGGTAAAAAAGAGTACAGGAAATTCCTCCTCCTTCATGCTTCTATAGTTCTTAATCAGGAACCACCAGCATTATCCACAAAATGTTACTATCAATTCCTAGAACCATGGTTCTCAAgctgtggatcatgacccctttggggacaAAAGACCTTGTTCCAGgggtcaagaaaaaaatcatctgcaTATTgtatatttacattgtgatttataaaagtagcaaaattacatttatgaagtagcaatggaaattattttatggttggggtcaccacagcatgaggaactgtattaaagggtcatggcattaggaaggtggagacccACTGGTCTAGAACAGTGTTGACTATCCCAAGCATTCGTTTTGAATGAAATGAAGTAACGGACAGCAAGTATTTATCACACTGCAAGGCACACTAACACATAGGCAGTACCCAGGAAGCAACAGAGAGGACATGTTAGATCATGATTTCCGGTAAACAATCGGCCCCTCATAATTTTGTCTCTCTCAGCTAGAAAAATGAGATTCTAGTGACAACTTTATCATCACATGGTCTGATATTGCAGGTTTCATAGGTCATGCAGCATTCTGAGGTTTTGAGTGACCCTCCCCCTCAGCGTGTAGGTGATAGTGGGTCACGATCACTGTACactgtatgtaaaattaaattctgtAGCCAGAATGTGCTTGGGAAAGGAGACCTGAAGTGAGTTGGGAGCAAGGGAGATGCTAGTTCCGCCACTTGCCCCCAGAGTCTCCAGCTTGCCTCCTTTGCTGCCTCCCTAGCTGCCTTAGACTTCTCAGCCAGCCTCCCTTCCCCATTCAGACATGGCACAAGGCAATGTGGTCACTGACCACATATTTTCTCAGAAGCTGTAGGGATAGAACAACTCCCCTTGCTGTTCTGATTAGGGTCTAATTGGCACAATGGAACATGGTGGAAGTTGTCTTCTTCTATGCATAGTGTGCTTACTTTCAGAGGTGTCTAGATTGGAGAGAGATTTTTTCTtaagggtgggagtggggattaTAAGTGCCCTTTGAATCACAAGCTGTCATCTTGGACAATGTGACaccctgtcttgacttccttttctACAACATGACAAATgggtgtgtgtttgcgtgtgtgtgtgtgtgtgtgtgtgtgtgtgtgtgtgtgtgtgtgtgaatatcacTGAGGCAGTGGCTGCATCTGTCCAGATAAATGCTTTTGTAAAGGGCATCACAAATGAGCCATCATATCACTGTCGCTAGTGTAGATGAGACACCTGGTGCCATTCCACTcttagggaaagaagaagaacaGAGAATACAGTTTCAGATTCCTGGAGCTgttacagagatttgcctggctacTTTTGCACATAGCATCTATTCGTAGCCTTCCCTATCTACCCTCATATAAGGTCAGGGTGGAGGTAACATGTTCTATGAGAACAGCTTGGACACAGTAATAGCTTCATCTTCCGGCAAAGCTGAGATTAGAGACAAGCCATTCCCTGCACAATTCATCATGTATGATTCTGGAAGAGGGCAGTTCCTTATCATAAAGTACTTTGAGTTGTTTGAGTAGTCAGATACCATATGCCTCTAAACACCAGATCTTTTCTCCTATATTTGTGACTAGTTGATCTCTATAACTGTATTCTCCTTTTGTTTTGGGATTGCCTGTTGGCTCTCAGCACTGAGGTCTGTGGATCTGCATGAGACTGGAAAACTGCAACACCAACTTGCTGTGGACTTGGAAGACAAAATCAATATCCAGTGGAAAAAACATGGTTACCCCTTTATTGGATCGTTTGTCTACTCTGTCAAAGAGATGGAATATATTGCACGGATAATTGACAGAACTGGAGGAGAGAAAAACACAGTCATTGTCATTTCTCTGGGTCAACATTTCAGACCTTTCCCCATTGACCTTTTCATCCGAAGAGCCCTCAATGTCCACAAGGCTCTTCGGCGTCTTCTCCTGAGAAGCCCAGACACTATAGTTAtcctcaaaacagaaaacatcagagagatgagcagtgatgtggaaAGACTTAGTGACTTTAATGGTTACACCCAGTACCTTGCCTTAAAAGATATTTTCCAGGATCTCAATGTGGGTGTCATTGATGCCTGGGATATGACATTGCATATGGCACAAATGATGTCCATCCACCACAGCATGTGGTTGGAAGTCAAATTaatatattcttaaattataTTTGCTAGCAAACACATACCTCTGAAAGTCACTCATTGAAGTTCAAAGATGCAGTGAATTCTGCTGGCGTGTCAGGTACTAGGATGTTCCCAGTTAGCTCAAGGACATAGTCTGCACTGTGGTCCATGTGATCCACCCAGTTCAGCCTGTGTAGGCCCTAGACTGGGCTTCTGCTTCAAGCTGAATCTCAAAAGAATCAATAGATGGTCCTCCCTTTTCTGATCAGAACCACGCTGTTCTTCATTAATTAGAAGTTAGGATTCCCTTGGGTGAGGCCTTCTCCCTGTTGCTGTGAGTCCAGGAAAATGAAGTAATTTTGTATAATATGTTTAAAGGTCTTTTATTCTAACTGTAAATGTTTTTGTTGAGACTTTTCACAACCATGTTCATCAGGGAAATTGTTCTGTACttttttcttggttgtgtctcAAAGTTTGACATTGGGGCAAACTTAGAGAGTTTGGTATCATTCCTTCTGTTTGGGATTGGTAGTCGAGTCTGAGGAGTGTTGGTTAGGTTTTCCCCAAAAGTGTATAGTATTCAGTAGTGAATCTGTCCAGGTCTGAACTTCTCTTTGGACAGAGACCCTTAATTATTGTTTCAATCTCATTGTTTATTatgggtctgtttaaattgtttctaATTCCTAGGTTTAGTTTTGATATACATTTAGAAATTCCCAGCCTTTTGGAATATAAGATTTTGGACCAACCAAAGCATAATATGCATGAAAACATGTGGGGGAGCAGCCCCCACCTTTTTCAGGCTTCCTACTTGGAGGAGAGCAGAATATTAATAATAGTTTAAGTGATAGACatagaggagaggatggagagaaacacaggatagctttaggAGGACTTGGGTCAATATCTAGCAGCCCAGAACTTTTttcaaaaaggctttttataacaatgccactGGGGTGAGTCCAAAATACCTCCctcttgctagatacagccaagtgtagacccttcataATCCCTAGTACTCAGGCTTGTGGTCCAATcatcttatgcagtcctgctgggtaaatcaagctcagatttcactaggaaactAGAAACACTACTATGAAACctaatgtttttataatttagaacaatataaaaaaatttaaatgaaaaacataataaaacaggaatgaataatgaaaaatatattagtgATTTTTTACTCTTATATATTAACACAAATTTATACTTTGctctttataaatatattataaattatatatttttgtttgtttgctttctgggtttttttgtttttgtttttgtttttttagatagggtttctctatatagcccacactctcctggaactccctctgtagaccaggctggccttgaacggagagactgccagcctctgcctcctgagtgctgaaattaaaggactatgccaccattgcccacctttatcttttgaatttctttattatctttatttattagGAGGGGGATATATGCTACAGTGCAcattgggggtcagagaacaatatttaaaagtcaattctttccttctacaatTTGGGTCCCaatgattgaactcaggttatcaggcttagtagcaagtgcctttacctacccagccatctcactgaccctaaATTATTCCTTTTAGAAAGAATAAACATGCTTAAAGGGATGGCTCAGAcattcagagcacttgttgctctcccAAAGg is a window of Onychomys torridus unplaced genomic scaffold, mOncTor1.1, whole genome shotgun sequence DNA encoding:
- the LOC118576584 gene encoding LOW QUALITY PROTEIN: NXPE family member 4-like (The sequence of the model RefSeq protein was modified relative to this genomic sequence to represent the inferred CDS: inserted 1 base in 1 codon), producing MKMMTSRKSLWVLLSILIFWVSFTVFRNPSKIWLQFKLPVSFSRWNLVTTSSCPTVPLNLPVLPKETELRVREVLEKLDKQIPPRPFTHLNNTTSATHSTATILNPQDTYCMGDKLDVLLEARDHLGRRKEYGGDFLRARMSSPALKAGASGKVTDFNNGTYLVSFILFWEGPVSLSILLIHPSEGVSALWRARKQGYDRIIFTGWFVNGTSQVHTDCALVLNSSVELCQYLDAQDQEAFYCVKPPNVPCAALTHMQSKNKEVSYLRQQDRSLFERSNIGVEIMGKSNVISVSKCNKEAVPAKERCKLGKVSTIPSGHVWKNMWNPASCSLAPIKMKECLRGKFIYLMGDSTIRQWMEYFKSSINTLRSVDLHETGKLQHQLAVDLEDKINIQWKKHGYPFIGSFVYSVKEMEYIARIIDRTGGEKNTVIVISLGQHFRPFPIDLFIRRALNVHKALRRLLLRSPDTIVILKTENIREMSSDVERLSDFNGYTQYLALKDIFQDLNVGVIDAWDMTXAYGTNDVHPPQHVVGSQINIFLNYIC